In one window of Mus pahari chromosome 3, PAHARI_EIJ_v1.1, whole genome shotgun sequence DNA:
- the Skida1 gene encoding SKI/DACH domain-containing protein 1 isoform X2: MVFSLFFKKTKTKKKRKKKKRESTGCLETHAASGGGLTYIHVYVCVTYIFTANGGDHLVPEMGDLKSGFEEVDGVRLGYLIIKGKQMFALSQVFTDLLKNIPRTTVHKRMDHLKVKKHHCDLEELRKLKAINSIAFHAAKCTLISREDVEALYTSCKTERVLKTKRRRVGRALATKAPPPERAAAASPRPAFWKDKHQLWRGLSGAARPLPISAQSQRPGAAAARPATHLPQIFNKYPGSHYPEIVRSPCKSSLNYETAQLQGNYVAFHSDPAYFRSLLCSKHPAAGATCLERFHLVNSFCPPPHHHHHHHHHHHHHHHRAQQPTPSHHPPHHRPQPHLGSFPESCSSDSESSSYSDHAANDSDFGSSLSSSSNSVSSEEEEEEGEEEEEEEEEEGGSGASDSSEISSEEEDSSTESDSSSGSSQVSVQSIRFRRTSFCKPPSVQAQANFLYHLASAAAATKPAAFEDAGRLPDLKSSVKAESPEEWSLQSWAPKGTPVYCPASLGSCFPEIRNDRVSEITFPHSEISSTVKRTDLTINCQAEGASSPSPKTNNVFPQQRILREARKCLQATPTTHCAENSTIAARFLNNDSCGTTANSGKDSKIPHCPEFATDLPSPQTDPRVDAATATAAAATKAESLCTDTGDKTLPFLHNIKIKVEDSSANEEYEPALITNKLKWECNDTEGEFYSMTEKKEEDALLPTAKEGLTCPERETPSLNPLAQRQGLSCTLGSPKPDDGEYKFGARVRKNYRTLVLGKRPVLQTPPVKPNLKSARSPRPTGKTETHEGTLDDFTVLNRRKKVASNVASAVKRPFNFMANFPCPPSLIIGKDGDLWPAYSLNTTKDSQPPHKAHPIWKWQLGGSAIPLPPSHKFRKFNS, encoded by the exons ATggtcttttccctcttttttaaaaaaacgaaaaccaaaaaaaaaagaaagaaaaaaaagcgaGAATCAA cAGGATGCCTTGAGACACACGCAGCATCTGGCGGAGGattaacatacatacatgtgtatgtatgcgtcACGTATATATTTACTGCAAATGGTGGGGATCATTTAGTGCCCGAGATGGGAGACCTGAAGTCAGGTTTCGAAGAGGTGGATGGCGTGAGGCTCGGCTACCTCATCATTAAAGGAAAGCAAATGTTTGCTCTCTCCCAAGTCTTCACAGATCTGCTGAAAAACATCCCGAGGACGACCGTGCACAAGCGCATGGATCATCTGAAAGTGAAAAAGCACCACTGCGATCTGGAGGAGTTGCGGAAACTCAAAGCAATCAACAGTATCGCCTTCCACGCGGCCAAATGCACGCTCATCTCCCGGGAAGACGTAGAAGCGCTCTACACATCCTGCAAAACCGAGCGTGTGCTCAAGACCAAGCGAAGGAGGGTCGGTCGGGCCCTGGCCACAAAGGCGCCGCCGCCAGAgcgcgccgccgccgccagcCCCCGCCCGGCTTTTTGGAAGGACAAGCACCAACTTTGGCGGGGCCTGAGCGGAGCCGCGCGGCCCCTGCCAATCAGCGCGCAGTCCCAGCGTCCGGGCGCCGCCGCCGCGCGCCCCGCCACCCATCTACCTCAGATTTTTAACAAATACCCGGGCTCGCACTACCCGGAGATCGTTCGCTCGCCTTGCAAATCCTCTTTAAACTATGAAACTGCCCAGCTCCAGGGAAACTACGTCGCCTTCCACTCGGACCCCGCTTATTTTCGGAGCCTGCTGTGCAGCAAGCACC CGGCGGCCGGGGCCACTTGCTTGGAGAGATTTCATCTGGTCAACAGCTTCTGCCcgcctccccaccaccaccatcaccatcaccaccatcatcatcaccatcaccaccggGCCCAGCAGCCAACGCCGAGTCACCACCCCCCTCATCACCGGCCGCAACCCCATCTAGGAAGCTTTCCCGAGAGTTGTAGCAGCGACTCCGAATCCAGCTCCTACTCCGACCATGCAGCCAATGACTCGGATTTTGGCTCCAGTTTGTCCAGCTCCAGCAATTCGGTGtcctcagaggaagaggaggaggaaggagaggaggaggaggaagaggaggaggaagaggggggcaGCGGGGCCTCGGATTCCAGTGAAATCAGCTCCGAGGAGGAGGACTCGTCCACCGAGTCAGACTCCAGCTCCGGGTCCAGCCAAGTGTCAGTGCAGAGCATCCGTTTCAGGCGCACCAGCTTCTGCAAGCCTCCCAGCGTGCAGGCGCAGGCCAACTTCTTGTACCATCTGGCCTCCGCCGCCGCTGCAACCAAACCCGCTGCTTTCGAGGATGCCGGCCGACTTCCCGACCTCAAGAGTAGTGTCAAAGCCGAGTCTCCAGAGGAGTGGAGTCTGCAGAGCTGGGCTCCCAAAGGGACTCCGGTGTACTGCCCGGCCAGCTTGGGGAGTTGTTTCCCAGAGATAAGAAACGATAGGGTATCTGAGATTACATTCCCACACTCTGAAATATCCAGTACTGTAAAGAGAACTGACCTGACAATTAACTGCCAGGCAGAGGGGGCCTCTTCACCTAGCCCAAAGACAAACAATGTATTTCCACAACAAAGAATACTCAGAGAGGCTAGGAAATGCCTACAAGCAACTCCTACTACACACTGTGCAGAAAACAGCACAATAGCTGCTAGGTTCTTAAATAATGATTCGTGTGGAACAACAGCAAATTCAGGAAAAGATTCCAAAATCCCTCATTGTCCTGAATTTGCTACGGATTTGCCCTCTCCTCAAACTGATCCCAGAGTGGatgcagcaacagcaacagcagcagcagcaactaaAGCTGAGAGCCTCTGCACTGACACAGGCGACAAGACATTGCCATTTCTGCACAATATTAAAATCAAAGTAGAAGACAGTAGTGCTAATGAAGAATATGAACCTGCTCTTATTACAAATAAGCTAAAGTGGGAGTGCAATGATACCGAGGGTGAGTTTTACAGTATGactgagaagaaagaggaggatgcCTTGTTACCCACAGCCAAGGAAGGTTTGACATGCCCTGAGAGAGAAACGCCTTCCTTGAATCCACTGGCTcagaggcagggcctctcatgCACTTTAGGATCTCCAAAACCTGACGATGGGGAATATAAATTTGGTGCCAGGGTAAGAAAAAATTACCGGACACTAGTACTGGGCAAACGACCAGTCCTTCAGACACCTCCAGTCAAACCAAATTTGAAATCAGCTAGAAGCCCTCGTCCTACAGGTAAAACTGAGACACATGAAGGAACACTGGATGACTTTACAGTTTTAAACAGACGCAAAAAGGTAGCCAGCAATGTAGCATCAGCAGTGAAAAGGCCATTTAATTTCATGGCAAATTTTCCTTGTCCACCTTCACTCATTATTGGGAAGGACGGGGATTTGTGGCCAGCATATTCCTTAAACACCACTAAGGATTCCCAACCTCCTCACAAGGCCCATCCTATATGGAAATGGCAGCTGGGCGGTTCTGCAATACCTCTTCCACCTAGTCACAAATTCAGGAAATTTAATTCATAA
- the Skida1 gene encoding SKI/DACH domain-containing protein 1 isoform X1: MVFSLFFKKTKTKKKRKKKKRESTGCLETHAASGGGLTYIHVYVCVTYIFTANGGDHLVPEMGDLKSGFEEVDGVRLGYLIIKGKQMFALSQVFTDLLKNIPRTTVHKRMDHLKVKKHHCDLEELRKLKAINSIAFHAAKCTLISREDVEALYTSCKTERVLKTKRRRVGRALATKAPPPERAAAASPRPAFWKDKHQLWRGLSGAARPLPISAQSQRPGAAAARPATHLPQIFNKYPGSHYPEIVRSPCKSSLNYETAQLQGNYVAFHSDPAYFRSLLCSKHPAAAAAAAAAAAAAAAAAAYYQAAGPQPKAATGAGGPVSLTYRCKRKRGGAKNCLLAPHAGARRLLLLPRSYKAKAAAAAAAAAAAAAAAGATCLERFHLVNSFCPPPHHHHHHHHHHHHHHHRAQQPTPSHHPPHHRPQPHLGSFPESCSSDSESSSYSDHAANDSDFGSSLSSSSNSVSSEEEEEEGEEEEEEEEEEGGSGASDSSEISSEEEDSSTESDSSSGSSQVSVQSIRFRRTSFCKPPSVQAQANFLYHLASAAAATKPAAFEDAGRLPDLKSSVKAESPEEWSLQSWAPKGTPVYCPASLGSCFPEIRNDRVSEITFPHSEISSTVKRTDLTINCQAEGASSPSPKTNNVFPQQRILREARKCLQATPTTHCAENSTIAARFLNNDSCGTTANSGKDSKIPHCPEFATDLPSPQTDPRVDAATATAAAATKAESLCTDTGDKTLPFLHNIKIKVEDSSANEEYEPALITNKLKWECNDTEGEFYSMTEKKEEDALLPTAKEGLTCPERETPSLNPLAQRQGLSCTLGSPKPDDGEYKFGARVRKNYRTLVLGKRPVLQTPPVKPNLKSARSPRPTGKTETHEGTLDDFTVLNRRKKVASNVASAVKRPFNFMANFPCPPSLIIGKDGDLWPAYSLNTTKDSQPPHKAHPIWKWQLGGSAIPLPPSHKFRKFNS, translated from the exons ATggtcttttccctcttttttaaaaaaacgaaaaccaaaaaaaaaagaaagaaaaaaaagcgaGAATCAA cAGGATGCCTTGAGACACACGCAGCATCTGGCGGAGGattaacatacatacatgtgtatgtatgcgtcACGTATATATTTACTGCAAATGGTGGGGATCATTTAGTGCCCGAGATGGGAGACCTGAAGTCAGGTTTCGAAGAGGTGGATGGCGTGAGGCTCGGCTACCTCATCATTAAAGGAAAGCAAATGTTTGCTCTCTCCCAAGTCTTCACAGATCTGCTGAAAAACATCCCGAGGACGACCGTGCACAAGCGCATGGATCATCTGAAAGTGAAAAAGCACCACTGCGATCTGGAGGAGTTGCGGAAACTCAAAGCAATCAACAGTATCGCCTTCCACGCGGCCAAATGCACGCTCATCTCCCGGGAAGACGTAGAAGCGCTCTACACATCCTGCAAAACCGAGCGTGTGCTCAAGACCAAGCGAAGGAGGGTCGGTCGGGCCCTGGCCACAAAGGCGCCGCCGCCAGAgcgcgccgccgccgccagcCCCCGCCCGGCTTTTTGGAAGGACAAGCACCAACTTTGGCGGGGCCTGAGCGGAGCCGCGCGGCCCCTGCCAATCAGCGCGCAGTCCCAGCGTCCGGGCGCCGCCGCCGCGCGCCCCGCCACCCATCTACCTCAGATTTTTAACAAATACCCGGGCTCGCACTACCCGGAGATCGTTCGCTCGCCTTGCAAATCCTCTTTAAACTATGAAACTGCCCAGCTCCAGGGAAACTACGTCGCCTTCCACTCGGACCCCGCTTATTTTCGGAGCCTGCTGTGCAGCAAGCACCCGgctgcagccgccgccgccgccgccgccgccgctgccgccgccgccgccgccgcctacTACCAGGCGGCCGGGCCCCAGCCCAAGGCGGCGACCGGCGCGGGAGGCCCAGTGAGCCTGACTTACCGCTGCAAGCGCAAGCGCGGGGGCGCCAAAAACTGCCTGCTCGCGCCTCACGCCGGCGCCCGgcgcctgctgctgctgcccaggTCCTACAAAGCcaaggcggcggcggcggcggcagcggcggctgctgctgcggCGGCGGCCGGGGCCACTTGCTTGGAGAGATTTCATCTGGTCAACAGCTTCTGCCcgcctccccaccaccaccatcaccatcaccaccatcatcatcaccatcaccaccggGCCCAGCAGCCAACGCCGAGTCACCACCCCCCTCATCACCGGCCGCAACCCCATCTAGGAAGCTTTCCCGAGAGTTGTAGCAGCGACTCCGAATCCAGCTCCTACTCCGACCATGCAGCCAATGACTCGGATTTTGGCTCCAGTTTGTCCAGCTCCAGCAATTCGGTGtcctcagaggaagaggaggaggaaggagaggaggaggaggaagaggaggaggaagaggggggcaGCGGGGCCTCGGATTCCAGTGAAATCAGCTCCGAGGAGGAGGACTCGTCCACCGAGTCAGACTCCAGCTCCGGGTCCAGCCAAGTGTCAGTGCAGAGCATCCGTTTCAGGCGCACCAGCTTCTGCAAGCCTCCCAGCGTGCAGGCGCAGGCCAACTTCTTGTACCATCTGGCCTCCGCCGCCGCTGCAACCAAACCCGCTGCTTTCGAGGATGCCGGCCGACTTCCCGACCTCAAGAGTAGTGTCAAAGCCGAGTCTCCAGAGGAGTGGAGTCTGCAGAGCTGGGCTCCCAAAGGGACTCCGGTGTACTGCCCGGCCAGCTTGGGGAGTTGTTTCCCAGAGATAAGAAACGATAGGGTATCTGAGATTACATTCCCACACTCTGAAATATCCAGTACTGTAAAGAGAACTGACCTGACAATTAACTGCCAGGCAGAGGGGGCCTCTTCACCTAGCCCAAAGACAAACAATGTATTTCCACAACAAAGAATACTCAGAGAGGCTAGGAAATGCCTACAAGCAACTCCTACTACACACTGTGCAGAAAACAGCACAATAGCTGCTAGGTTCTTAAATAATGATTCGTGTGGAACAACAGCAAATTCAGGAAAAGATTCCAAAATCCCTCATTGTCCTGAATTTGCTACGGATTTGCCCTCTCCTCAAACTGATCCCAGAGTGGatgcagcaacagcaacagcagcagcagcaactaaAGCTGAGAGCCTCTGCACTGACACAGGCGACAAGACATTGCCATTTCTGCACAATATTAAAATCAAAGTAGAAGACAGTAGTGCTAATGAAGAATATGAACCTGCTCTTATTACAAATAAGCTAAAGTGGGAGTGCAATGATACCGAGGGTGAGTTTTACAGTATGactgagaagaaagaggaggatgcCTTGTTACCCACAGCCAAGGAAGGTTTGACATGCCCTGAGAGAGAAACGCCTTCCTTGAATCCACTGGCTcagaggcagggcctctcatgCACTTTAGGATCTCCAAAACCTGACGATGGGGAATATAAATTTGGTGCCAGGGTAAGAAAAAATTACCGGACACTAGTACTGGGCAAACGACCAGTCCTTCAGACACCTCCAGTCAAACCAAATTTGAAATCAGCTAGAAGCCCTCGTCCTACAGGTAAAACTGAGACACATGAAGGAACACTGGATGACTTTACAGTTTTAAACAGACGCAAAAAGGTAGCCAGCAATGTAGCATCAGCAGTGAAAAGGCCATTTAATTTCATGGCAAATTTTCCTTGTCCACCTTCACTCATTATTGGGAAGGACGGGGATTTGTGGCCAGCATATTCCTTAAACACCACTAAGGATTCCCAACCTCCTCACAAGGCCCATCCTATATGGAAATGGCAGCTGGGCGGTTCTGCAATACCTCTTCCACCTAGTCACAAATTCAGGAAATTTAATTCATAA